The following nucleotide sequence is from Anguilla rostrata isolate EN2019 chromosome 3, ASM1855537v3, whole genome shotgun sequence.
AACTGTAAATTGTCCTtgatttaaattgaaaaaaatataaaaaatcataaaagtGTAAAATAGCTTGgtgcatgcacaaaaacattcagTTGTGTAACCACAAGATGTTTCTTCTCTTTTCAGAACTGACTCCTGATTGCATTAAAGGTATGCAATATTCCCTTATCAATCATGGACCTGGGGCACCTGtgctttaaaaagataaaataaaactcGTCTGCCAAAAGGCAGATGGTATGggccaccacccccctccccctgagtTGCCACTGGTTTCGAGACCCCCCCGTTCTCCTCCACTTCAGATTTCCTGGTGGAGGTGACCACAGGTTCCTTCACTGTGGACGAGGGCGCCAGCCTAAACCTGACCTGCAGCTACAACCTGTCCTCCCAGACCAACGAGTCCGTGAAGTTCGCCTGGTTCCGGAACGGCGAATTACTTGAGAACCCTCTTGGCCAGTTCCTGTTCCTGCCCAAGCTCTTCAGGAAAGACGATGCGGCGTTCTTCTGCGGCGTGCTGAGCGACTGCGGGTTCTTCTTCTCGGAAAGCAAGCTCGTCGTCGTTAAAGGTAAACGTGCCCCCTCCTTGCTGAGCGGTCGGCGACCCGGCCTCGTGGCCTGAAGGTCACATGGTTTCAGTCTctgtcgtacccttgagcgTGGTACTCAACCTGTATCGCTTCGGTATACATCCAGCGTTATGAATGGacgctattttttaaaaagcgttaGCTACTCTTTATAAGAATAATGTAGAGTTCTTCGCCTGAGAAAAGAATTAGAAATGTGTTAGAAGGTCCCCTACGGACATTCACTGAGGAAGCCAAGCGTGGTGCTTGGTAGGACATGACTTTAGCCTTTGAAAGGTTGTTGGCCTTAAATtgtccaaccaaacactgtCACTggtttgttacttttttttaagttttttttttttttttggattgttgATTTCCTTCTGCATCTAAATTAAAACTTAAATACGAACTTAAGCTTAAATAACGTTGACAGTAATTGCATAATTTGTTCAGTTACTGGTGAAGAGACCCCTGGTGACCTTTTAAAGCTTTCTCACGTCAAGAGCATACAGTTGAGCAAAGATCTTCCACTCACACGTCTCTGGTTTCTCACGCTGACCGCTGAAGACAGCGGCGCGCTCATCATCATCGTCTGTGGCGTGGCCGCGGTggtcatcctgctgctgctggctttgGGGATGAAGGTGATGGTGAAGAGGGAGATGGGTGAGtgacacacacgagcacacgcgcacgcacgcagcacacgcacgcagcacaCGCGTGCGTTCTCATGATCTAAATCCGTGAACTCCTCGCGTTTCCCGGTCCCCAGAGCAGAACAGGAGCAGGAGGGAACCGGACACCCACACGGAAGAGAACATCTACGACCCCGTCACCCTGGACTCCATCACCTCGGCCTCCTGGTGAACacgcggctggggggggggagtcggaGTTAAACTTTTAAACGTTTTTCCTTTTGCACGTGACGCGAGTGCCCGGACTGACGCTTGTGGTGTCTCAGAATTAGCAGTTGGCTCTTAGAATGGCTCTTTAGGCCGTAGGGCAAAATGACAAATCTAGATGAATTGAATGACCTGctctcatattttaaatgttcttatAATTTGACCTTACCATTCTGGTTTATACTTGTTATTTATCAACAGACGGCCACTTTCCctggtgatttattttattatttttttatttctgtccaactgtattttcttcttctctctcctcagatTTTGGGACAGGAACAGAGGACACCAAAGCTTCCCATCATCCGGACCGATTTTTCTCTAAGTTCCCTTTCTTATCCTCAGTTCCTGTTACTGCATAAGTGGCTTGTGAATTTGTGCAGATGTCTATCCCTGTAGCTCTGACTCACTGTATTTTGGTAGGGCTTTGGTTTTGTGGTAATAGAGAAACCCAGCTGTGAATAAAATCTCTTCCaatctctctgctgtctgaacATTACCTGCACACCAACTGAGACAGAACAGCACGAAGGAGAGCTGAATTGCACCTGTTCAGAACGTAAATAGCAGAGGGAAAAGGTTCAGGGGTTTAACGTAGTGTTCAGGTGATGGGATAGTGTTCTGCTTAGAGAGATGGTGTTTAGGTGTGAATAGCAGGGAAATAATGTTCAGGGGTTTAAGGTAATGTTCATTTGACAAAAATATCATTCTGCCTAAAGGGATGGTGTTCAGGTGTAATGGCTGAGTGTTAACATTCAAGGGTTTAAGGTAGTGTTCAGGTGACAGGAACCGTGTTCTGCTTAGAGAGATGGTGTTTAGGTGTGAATGGCGGATGGATAATGT
It contains:
- the LOC135252012 gene encoding uncharacterized protein LOC135252012, with the translated sequence MTATGLYIYLIAGLSLWLVTEEQVVPDKTSSADVCQSIKGHKSCLPHCEQQQGPMTGSAGNCTLVTGNRFCFPYCAEQKVGCQQQDTCKSVIQNSCLKEGCELCENARQDSNETKCTKELTPDCIKDFLVEVTTGSFTVDEGASLNLTCSYNLSSQTNESVKFAWFRNGELLENPLGQFLFLPKLFRKDDAAFFCGVLSDCGFFFSESKLVVVKDSGALIIIVCGVAAVVILLLLALGMKVMVKREMEQNRSRREPDTHTEENIYDPVTLDSITSAS